The sequence below is a genomic window from Synechococcus sp. PCC 7335.
ATTTGATGACGAACGTAGATAGCAATGTTGTCTGCGATCTTACTGAGCAGACTATGTAGCATTTCAGGTCGAGAGAATGCCATATTCTTGATTACAGAGTAGGTCTTAGACCCTTTGCCTTCCACAATGTAGGCGGCTAGTGTCCAAGGCGCACCCACAAAGCCTAAGACGGTCGATTGGTTGCCAACCTCTTCTCGCAAGGCGCCTAAAATCTTGCGAATATAGGGCATTGACTCATCGGGATCGAGCGTGGTCAGTGCGTCGATCTGCGCTTGAGAGCGGATGGGTTCATCAATGATTGGGCCTTTCCCCTCAGCTACGTCCATAGCCACACCCATGCCAGGTAGCGGTGTGACGATGTCTGAAAAGAGAATCACACCATCGGGCTTGAATGCTTTCCAGGGTTGAAGCGAGACTTCAATGGCAACTTCTGGGATCTCAGATCTATCGCGGAAGGAGGGGTACTTTTCTCTCAGGTCTCGATAGGCTTTCATATAGCGACCTGCCTGACGCATCATCCAAACCGGAGGACGCTCAACCGATTGGCCT
It includes:
- the hemE gene encoding uroporphyrinogen decarboxylase; the protein is MTGSNQTPLLLRAAQGQSVERPPVWMMRQAGRYMKAYRDLREKYPSFRDRSEIPEVAIEVSLQPWKAFKPDGVILFSDIVTPLPGMGVAMDVAEGKGPIIDEPIRSQAQIDALTTLDPDESMPYIRKILGALREEVGNQSTVLGFVGAPWTLAAYIVEGKGSKTYSVIKNMAFSRPEMLHSLLSKIADNIAIYVRHQIDCGAQVVQLFDSWAGQLSPQDYKTFALPYQQQIVRQVKETHPDTPLILLVSGSAGVLELMGESGVDIVSVDWSVDMADARRRLGPNMMVQGNVDPGVLFGSKEVIRDRIIDTVRKAGSKGHILNLGHGILPGTPEENGAYFFEVGKQVNELLATAV